In Notolabrus celidotus isolate fNotCel1 chromosome 5, fNotCel1.pri, whole genome shotgun sequence, the genomic window CGTGTCTAAAGAGACATAGTTTCATCAATATAAATCTGTCCCCACAACCGTGTTGTCATGCCAAAACAAGTTAGGATGAGTCATGAAGAAGCATCAAACTGACCTTCATCAAGGGTTGTGATTAATGTGTAGTTCTCTGGATGATCCACGATGTCTTTCCTCTGAACATCACCAATGTCCATTAATTGTAAAACACCTGTGCAAAAAAGAATATTGATGATAGCCATATATATAGCTGCATGGATTCTGAACATATTTGTCAAAATggaagtttgacattttggaaaaataCACCAATTTGCCTTCCTGCCAACGTTTTGTGGTGTTGGTCATCCCAAATCTGTACAACCTTTACCTTAGTGATGACTTAACTTATTAGGCATTCTGCGTCCTGTAAGGAAGTTATTCCTCATTCAGAGTTTGGTCTTCATTGCAGCTAAATATTTTCATGGTGATTACCTACTAAATTAACAACTGGCCAAATGTATGTAGCCTTTGTATATTCACTAAAGTGGATTTTTCTAGCTGTAGTTGAGAAATTTGACACCCCTCTTTTGAATATGATAAAAAATTAAGCTACAACAGCAGCCTCGTTTACTAAGtgtctagagcaggggttctcaaccttttttggcttgtgtacccccttttcaaaaacaatttagCCAAGCACCCCCTTGTATAGCCGCTGAACAATTGACGTGAACAGACGGATGCCGTCTGGTCCAAGCGGTTttgcaaataaaatattttatgaatgaatatgctcaatttgaAAATATtgccctatttgatgttgcattgaaatgaaaattaaatgctgttgataaaagtgttgttttaatcagatttcattttaaatttgttgtgaagcatctttctttcttcttttttctttttttacatttgtcacgtaccccttgcagtactcccaGGTACCCCTAAGGGTACACGTACCCCCATTTGAGAACCACTGGTCTAGACTACAAACTGCTAGCTTAGCATgcaggagcaaaaaaaaaaaactttaaccaAAACCTCTAAATGTAACTACATAACATGTTATAaccatacagtctgtggttataccatgttcctttttttgcaAAATGTAAGAGTGAAAGTTGTGGTTGTAAAGGATTTTGTGCTTAACTTCTTTTAAGCTAGCTGTTTTGTTTGCCCTTGTAATAGAAGCTAAGCAAGCTCGCTGCTGACTTAGCTTCAAACAGACTCAGTTCATTCTCCTCATTTAAATCTAATAAAGAAAGCAAATCACAGATttcacaaaatgtaaaactgtcCCCTCAGTAATGTTCCCACCACCAGCTACATTACCTTCCACCGTGTTCCAGACTTGCACTTCAATCTCAGCCGTACTCTGTCGCTCAACAACGATGATCCTCACTGTGTTGGGTGTGTCAACTCTCAAAGATGATTCCACTTTATATACCAAGagattgtttttaaatccaAGGTAACACTGCGTCTGGTTACTTTCAGCTTTACTTTCTGGAGAGGGAAAGTAAGAGGCAGATTTTTTGTGGATGATGTTTACAGCCAATCAGCATCATGTCATAATAAACAGGTTAGGTTGTTAGGGGCCATGTTTGACTACCTGGACACGTCTTGCAGCACTTTCCTGCTGATTTCATAGGATGTTGGCATGGATACTGGCTGGGACACGTGATGCGTTTGCAGTCCTGGAGGCCATCAGTACAAGTGCACAGGATGCATTCCAGGACCTTCCCCAAAACTGGGTGCCACATGTCTCCATGAGAGTATGTCTTTCCGTTGTATAAACAAGCTGAAAGAAATGGAAAACATCTGAGCGATGTGCTACATGTGGAAACCATCGTAAAGTTGTGAGGAACACGTCTATAAAATTAAATACGTGTATGGGATCTTTCTGTTTTGACAAAGTCTCACCTCTTTGGTGTATCCTCTGCAACAGAATCTTCACTGTAGTCTCTGAAGCTCCTTTGAGGTTCAGTTTACTGAGGCTCAGACCTCTGGGAGAAGTCCTGACCCTGGGCGGGGTGGCACGGTCGGACCGCGCCCTGCCCTGCTCTCCTGAACACTGATCCACTGAATGCCTCtatatcaaacacagacattataataaaaaagttATCTCTTACATATTTCCTTCacttctatttttttaaaggacCATCTTATGAAACTCTAACTCAAAGAAGTTGGAGGCCTTCCTGCAGAACTCTAAAATACTTCCCATGTCACTATCTTTGTATCCGATAtaacagaaagaaatgaaaagtcCTATTATTAAGAGTAGAGGTCTGCAGATCTTTAATAATGGATGTTTCAGAAACACTGTGATGACAATGAGCAAATTGGCCCTGTGATCCCCGAGGAAAACATTTAAATTGCTAGCCCTCTTGCacccagaggtcagaggtcagaaacAGAGAAGCCCCTCTGAAGCCTGTAATGATTTCAGTGTCATGTTCAAGGACTCTTCATCAGAGCAAACTGTTCCTTAAATCTCACAGGCTGTAGTTCAAATGCAGCTGCTTAAATGATAACCCACCCTTCCTAATCTTCTActatattcaattatttttatatGAAAGCCATGTCACAGTTACATTATAGGTTTATGATAAATCAGCCTAAACATACAACGCCTCTGTTCAGCTGCTGGTTTCCATCCTCGGTTGATGAAGAGCCACTGGTGCCATGATCTATatcaaaaagagaaacagagaaaaacaggtGAGGGTATTTAAATTAGCATGAAAATATAAGGCAGCTTATTaacattcttattattatttatgtatttatttttatttattcatttatttcacattattttatttatttgaatttatatttatctattagtataattattttttattatcttcaCTATTATTACTACCACT contains:
- the chrdl2 gene encoding chordin-like protein 2; protein product: MKSMFVFFLIIWFADAELKPRKGSGVVCTFKNKTYNPGDSWHPYLEPFGFMFCMRCVCTEAGHVKCNTIKCPTLPCENPVTEPQQCCPRCTDEPRIPAGLRASVKSCRYNGTIYQPGETFTKLDLFPSRQSNQCVMCTCSNGNIFCALKTCQPITCSSPVPVPDTCCLVCKDHGTSGSSSTEDGNQQLNRGVRHSVDQCSGEQGRARSDRATPPRVRTSPRGLSLSKLNLKGASETTVKILLQRIHQRACLYNGKTYSHGDMWHPVLGKVLECILCTCTDGLQDCKRITCPSQYPCQHPMKSAGKCCKTCPESKAESNQTQCYLGFKNNLLVYKVESSLRVDTPNTVRIIVVERQSTAEIEVQVWNTVEGVLQLMDIGDVQRKDIVDHPENYTLITTLDEDTWRKFKDEGRNLSQASQTTICEDSIREMVTFLNPKQIEDQCSP